The window TCGGCCAGACGTTTCTCATCCAGATTAAGTCCGATGAATACGATATAGGGCAAGCCGGGATACCGGGAGGTTTCCCAGGTTATGCGGTTTCCGGCAAATTGGACCAGCTGAACGGGCTGGTGCTCCTGTTCCTTTCCGGAAAGACGGACATGGCCTTTTGCCCTTACCAGGCTGCTGCCCCATTCTTGAAAAAAGGCCTCCAGCTCCCCTCTACTGATACTCCGCTCCCCTGCCTGCGGGAAAGTTAACGTTACCGCAGTGACTTGTGAATAGGAGGCTTCCGCCTTTGTTTCGGGCTCCTGTACAGCGGTTGCTCCCCGGGAGTGTCCTGAATTCATGCGCTCCAGCGGGACTCCATTAATGCTGCGGGAACTGCGCTGTGCCGCAGCGCTGCGGGGGGCCTGAGGGCTGATTCCGGCCAGGAGCGGAGCCAGATTAATTTCGCTGTAATGGGTAAAGACGATTTCTGAGTCCGCGTTATACTTACGGACGGTCTTTTCAATTCTCCATAACGTTTCCGGCTCCACGAGATCGGATTTATTGACGATCAGCAGGTCGGCACCGCTCAGCTGCTTGCGCAGGGTGCGGATCAGCTGCTTATCGGCTGAAAAACGGCTGTTATACTCCAGTACGTTCTCCGCATCCAGCACCGTAACCGTATAATGCAGCATGAGACGCTCGCTTAGCGGAGGTGTCTGCAGCGATTTGGCAATTTCTTCGGGGTCGGCAACCCCCGTTAGCTCAACAAAGATAATATCCGGCCGCCGGGCCAGCATTGCATTCAGGCTCCTCGGCAGATCCTCCTTGCGGCTGCAGCAT of the Paenibacillus pedocola genome contains:
- a CDS encoding CobW family GTP-binding protein, which codes for MKIPVMILSGFLGSGKTTLLLTLLKESKARGLNPGVVMNELGKRDVDGYILQEHTGTTVEKLLDGCVCCSRKEDLPRSLNAMLARRPDIIFVELTGVADPEEIAKSLQTPPLSERLMLHYTVTVLDAENVLEYNSRFSADKQLIRTLRKQLSGADLLIVNKSDLVEPETLWRIEKTVRKYNADSEIVFTHYSEINLAPLLAGISPQAPRSAAAQRSSRSINGVPLERMNSGHSRGATAVQEPETKAEASYSQVTAVTLTFPQAGERSISRGELEAFFQEWGSSLVRAKGHVRLSGKEQEHQPVQLVQFAGNRITWETSRYPGLPYIVFIGLNLDEKRLAEGWNALFA